The following proteins are encoded in a genomic region of Balneola vulgaris DSM 17893:
- the hisG gene encoding ATP phosphoribosyltransferase, giving the protein MTRSKDSSTSLRIAIQKSGRLTDKTVNLLHGIGIDFDNYKRNLMVKARDFDVELLLLRDDDIPEYVQDGICDLGFVGANERAEKDADVTVLRGLNYGKCRLSIAVPKDGNLNEAKDFDGKTIATSYPFLTQKYFKEQGVDVKVVEISGAVEITPQLGVADAISDLVSTGGTLKANGLKELFTILESETELVQTNMELSEGKKELIEKFLMRIDGYQQAGKSRYIMMNAPESAIETVKAIIPSMKSPTIVPLAETGMVAIHTVIPITKFWNVMEELKEAGASDIVMLPIESMIL; this is encoded by the coding sequence ATGACCCGTTCGAAAGATTCTTCGACCTCATTACGCATTGCTATTCAAAAGAGTGGCCGTTTAACTGATAAAACGGTAAACCTACTGCATGGCATCGGTATCGATTTCGATAATTACAAACGCAACCTAATGGTTAAAGCTCGTGATTTTGATGTTGAGCTTTTACTTCTTCGTGATGATGACATCCCTGAATATGTACAAGATGGAATTTGTGATTTAGGCTTTGTTGGAGCTAATGAACGTGCCGAAAAAGATGCCGACGTTACCGTACTTAGAGGTCTAAATTATGGTAAGTGTCGCCTTTCAATTGCCGTGCCTAAAGATGGCAATTTAAATGAGGCTAAAGATTTTGATGGGAAAACCATTGCTACCAGTTATCCATTTTTGACGCAAAAATACTTCAAAGAGCAAGGCGTTGATGTTAAAGTCGTAGAAATTTCTGGGGCCGTTGAAATCACTCCTCAACTAGGTGTTGCGGATGCGATTTCAGATCTAGTATCTACTGGTGGTACACTTAAAGCAAATGGGCTGAAGGAGCTATTCACGATTTTAGAATCAGAGACTGAACTGGTTCAAACCAATATGGAATTAAGTGAGGGCAAAAAAGAACTCATCGAAAAGTTCCTAATGCGAATTGATGGGTATCAGCAAGCTGGAAAAAGCCGATATATCATGATGAATGCTCCCGAATCAGCCATCGAAACTGTTAAAGCAATCATCCCTTCTATGAAAAGCCCAACCATAGTTCCTTTAGCTGAAACAGGGATGGTAGCAATTCACACCGTTATCCCTATCACTAAATTTTGGAATGTGATGGAAGAACTTAAAGAAGCTGGGGCATCCGACATCGTTATGCTACCGATTGAAAGCATGATCCTATGA
- the lepA gene encoding translation elongation factor 4, whose protein sequence is MNNIRNFCIIAHIDHGKSTLADRLLQMTGTISEREMQEQVLDDMDLERERGITIKSHAIKLDYKRPNGEMYSFNLIDTPGHVDFAYEVSRALKACEGAILVVDAAQGIEAQTISNLYQAIEQDLEIVPVLNKIDLPGADPEGIGQQVIDLIGCEREDILHVSGKTGEGVPELLEAIVERVPGPKQEVDKPLRALIFDSVFNTYRGSVAYVRVMEGVIRKGEAFEFMANKEEYNAEDVGYLRMTYEPTKELKAGEVGYVIGSVKSLQDVRVGDTITTKKNPATEPIPGYQEAKPMVFSGIYPTQSEDFEDLRAALEKLQLNDASLTYEPETSKALGFGFRAGFLGLLHMEIVQERLDREFNIDIITTVPNVQYEVQLEDGSQKRVDNPSQMPEVGDIDAIFEPYIKASIITPADYIGPIMKLCQDRRGIYVNQVFMQNNRVEITYEIPMAEVVFDFYDKLKSGTRGYASLDYEFIEYRKGDLVRLDILLNGEQVDALSSITHRDKAYYQGRKVCAKLKELIPRQQYEVAVQAAIGSRIIARDSVRALRKDVTAKCYGGDISRKRKLLEKQKEGKKRMKQVGSVEIPQEAFLAVLSMDDDDR, encoded by the coding sequence ATGAACAATATTCGAAACTTTTGCATAATCGCACACATTGATCACGGTAAATCTACCTTGGCCGATCGTTTGCTTCAAATGACGGGCACTATTAGTGAGCGTGAAATGCAGGAGCAGGTTCTAGACGATATGGATCTAGAACGTGAACGTGGAATTACTATTAAGAGCCACGCTATTAAGTTAGATTACAAGCGCCCTAATGGCGAAATGTATAGCTTCAACCTGATCGATACTCCTGGTCACGTGGATTTCGCCTATGAAGTATCGCGAGCACTGAAAGCTTGTGAAGGGGCTATATTAGTAGTAGATGCCGCTCAAGGTATCGAAGCACAAACTATTTCCAATCTATACCAAGCCATTGAACAAGATCTTGAGATTGTTCCAGTACTAAATAAAATTGATTTACCAGGCGCCGACCCTGAAGGCATTGGCCAACAGGTTATAGACCTTATCGGGTGTGAACGAGAAGACATCTTGCATGTATCTGGAAAAACGGGTGAAGGCGTTCCAGAACTTTTAGAAGCCATTGTTGAACGGGTTCCCGGCCCAAAACAAGAAGTTGATAAACCTCTGCGTGCACTTATTTTTGACTCAGTTTTCAACACCTATCGTGGGTCTGTTGCTTATGTTCGTGTAATGGAAGGTGTGATTCGCAAAGGCGAAGCATTTGAGTTCATGGCGAACAAAGAAGAATACAATGCGGAAGATGTTGGTTACCTACGCATGACGTATGAACCGACCAAGGAATTGAAGGCAGGGGAAGTTGGATATGTAATTGGTTCTGTGAAGTCGCTTCAGGATGTACGTGTAGGTGATACCATCACTACCAAGAAAAACCCTGCTACCGAGCCAATTCCGGGTTACCAAGAAGCGAAGCCAATGGTATTCTCTGGAATCTATCCTACACAATCAGAAGATTTTGAAGATTTACGTGCTGCTCTCGAGAAATTACAGTTAAATGATGCATCCCTAACCTATGAGCCTGAAACTTCTAAAGCTTTAGGTTTTGGATTCCGTGCTGGTTTCCTCGGTCTGTTGCATATGGAAATTGTTCAAGAGCGATTAGACCGTGAATTCAATATCGACATCATTACCACTGTGCCTAACGTGCAGTATGAAGTGCAACTAGAAGATGGTTCACAGAAAAGGGTAGATAACCCAAGTCAGATGCCAGAAGTGGGTGATATTGATGCGATTTTTGAGCCTTATATAAAAGCTAGTATCATTACACCAGCGGATTACATCGGGCCGATTATGAAATTATGCCAAGATCGCCGAGGTATTTATGTGAATCAGGTGTTCATGCAAAATAATCGCGTTGAGATTACGTATGAAATACCAATGGCCGAAGTAGTTTTTGATTTCTATGATAAGTTGAAATCAGGTACTCGCGGCTATGCTTCTCTAGATTATGAATTTATCGAATACCGTAAAGGTGATTTGGTTCGTTTAGATATTCTGCTGAATGGGGAACAGGTTGATGCCCTTTCGAGTATCACGCACAGAGATAAAGCTTATTACCAAGGCCGAAAAGTGTGTGCTAAGTTGAAAGAGTTAATTCCTCGCCAACAGTATGAAGTAGCTGTGCAAGCAGCTATTGGTAGCCGAATTATCGCACGCGACTCAGTAAGAGCACTTCGTAAAGATGTAACCGCAAAATGTTATGGTGGTGATATCTCTCGTAAGCGTAAACTTCTAGAGAAGCAGAAAGAAGGTAAAAAACGAATGAAACAGGTTGGTTCAGTTGAAATCCCACAAGAGGCATTTTTAGCTGTTCTATCCATGGATGATGATGATAGATAA
- a CDS encoding DoxX family protein has translation MNNKLNVLCWCLRITSAAILLRTLFLKFTGSAESIFIFEQIGVEPWGRFATGATEFIATILLLIPKTTWMGAFLGASVTLGAIFSHLTLLGIEVQDDGGVLFMLAIVVFGCCISLLWLNKEEIPIIRSSSIPQEPL, from the coding sequence ATGAATAATAAATTGAACGTTTTATGTTGGTGTTTACGAATAACTTCAGCGGCCATTTTGTTGCGAACACTTTTTTTGAAGTTCACAGGGTCAGCTGAAAGCATATTTATATTCGAACAGATTGGTGTAGAACCATGGGGAAGGTTTGCAACAGGAGCTACAGAGTTTATTGCAACCATACTACTCCTCATCCCAAAAACGACTTGGATGGGTGCATTTTTAGGAGCTAGTGTAACACTAGGTGCTATATTTAGCCATCTTACATTACTAGGTATAGAAGTGCAAGATGATGGGGGAGTATTATTTATGTTGGCCATTGTAGTATTTGGCTGTTGCATAAGCCTATTATGGTTAAACAAAGAGGAAATACCCATAATTAGATCTTCCTCTATTCCTCAAGAACCTCTGTAA
- the hisB gene encoding imidazoleglycerol-phosphate dehydratase HisB → MIVSISQEALLSPNSKFPFRAGTLQALLELKQFDVEIYLPEQSLTQDQLAILAQEDIEFNSDQGDANFFIKAENQSLQLFDSSNDLVTSSDQWAEITKKITNPDRVASIRRDTRETKISIDVNLDGTGESEIDTGLKFFDHMLEQISRHGLIDLKLYCKGDLEVDEHHTIEDVAIALGEAISTALGDKKGIERYSFVLPMDETQATVALDLSGRPYLVFDVPMKREYVGDFPTEMLEHFYYSLAMNLKATLHVKCSGENDHHKIEACFKGLARTLKTAIEQNGRIRNKVPSSKGTL, encoded by the coding sequence ATGATTGTTTCTATCTCCCAAGAAGCGTTACTATCACCTAACTCAAAGTTCCCCTTTAGAGCTGGCACTTTACAGGCACTTTTAGAATTAAAGCAGTTTGACGTTGAAATTTATTTACCTGAACAAAGTCTGACTCAAGATCAGCTAGCTATCTTAGCTCAAGAGGATATTGAATTTAATTCGGATCAAGGTGATGCTAATTTTTTCATCAAAGCTGAAAATCAGTCCCTTCAATTATTTGATTCTAGCAATGACTTGGTTACAAGCTCTGATCAATGGGCTGAGATCACAAAAAAAATTACGAATCCTGACCGTGTAGCTTCAATTCGAAGAGATACTCGAGAAACCAAAATTTCTATAGATGTAAACCTAGATGGTACGGGAGAATCAGAGATTGATACGGGCTTAAAGTTCTTTGATCACATGCTCGAACAAATCTCAAGACATGGCCTCATCGATCTCAAATTATACTGTAAAGGTGACCTTGAAGTGGACGAACACCATACCATTGAAGATGTAGCGATTGCTTTAGGGGAGGCAATTTCTACTGCTCTAGGTGACAAAAAAGGCATTGAAAGATACAGCTTTGTACTCCCTATGGATGAGACGCAAGCTACAGTGGCCCTTGACTTAAGCGGTAGGCCGTATTTAGTGTTCGATGTACCTATGAAACGTGAGTATGTGGGTGACTTCCCCACTGAGATGTTAGAACATTTTTATTATAGTTTGGCAATGAACTTGAAAGCCACTCTTCATGTTAAATGCAGTGGTGAAAATGATCATCACAAAATTGAAGCATGCTTTAAAGGGTTAGCCCGGACTTTAAAGACGGCAATTGAACAAAACGGGCGGATAAGAAATAAAGTACCAAGTTCAAAAGGTACGCTGTAA
- the hisC gene encoding histidinol-phosphate transaminase: MNKTFDLQTLVRTNIRDLKPYRSARDDFDSGILLDANENSYGAPYANDLELHRYPMPYQEALRAKIADYRGIDASEVFVGVGSDEAIDLLFRIFCTPRKDRILINPPTYGMYKVSANINDVAIDEVLLTEDFQLQTEKILEAVTPNTKIIFICSPNNPTANDIAIPDIQFILESFDGIVVVDEAYIDFSQQGSLATELKNYPNLVVLQTLSKAFGLAGIRLGVALANTEIIAYMMKVKAPYNVNKLTSKAALQAFDALDSVQEHIISIIDDRQRIMSSLASMKGVLKVYPSNANFFIFKVNDALNVYQKLADKGVIIRYRGNEPLCDNCLRLTIGTENENNAFLKALTEVLEE; encoded by the coding sequence ATGAATAAAACATTCGATTTACAGACACTTGTTCGAACTAACATTCGAGATTTAAAACCATACCGAAGTGCCCGAGATGACTTCGATTCTGGAATCTTATTAGATGCCAACGAAAACAGTTATGGTGCGCCTTATGCAAATGATTTAGAGCTGCACCGATACCCAATGCCCTATCAAGAAGCTCTGCGTGCTAAAATTGCAGACTATCGCGGTATAGATGCTTCCGAAGTATTTGTTGGAGTAGGAAGTGATGAAGCCATCGATCTATTATTTAGAATATTCTGTACCCCCAGGAAAGATCGAATTCTTATAAATCCACCTACCTATGGGATGTACAAAGTATCCGCTAATATCAATGATGTAGCTATTGATGAAGTGCTTCTGACGGAAGATTTTCAATTACAGACTGAAAAGATTTTAGAAGCAGTCACTCCGAATACTAAAATCATTTTTATCTGTTCTCCGAATAATCCAACCGCTAATGATATCGCCATTCCAGACATTCAGTTCATTCTTGAATCCTTTGACGGTATTGTAGTTGTGGATGAAGCCTATATCGATTTCTCTCAACAAGGTAGCTTAGCAACAGAACTCAAGAATTATCCTAATCTTGTGGTGTTGCAAACACTTTCAAAGGCATTTGGATTGGCTGGAATTCGACTTGGAGTAGCACTAGCTAACACTGAAATCATAGCCTATATGATGAAGGTAAAAGCTCCTTATAATGTGAATAAGCTAACATCTAAAGCGGCATTGCAAGCTTTTGATGCACTTGACTCCGTTCAAGAACACATCATTAGTATTATTGATGATCGGCAACGTATTATGAGTTCATTAGCAAGCATGAAAGGTGTGTTGAAGGTCTATCCAAGCAATGCGAACTTCTTTATTTTTAAGGTAAATGATGCTTTAAATGTTTATCAGAAGCTAGCAGATAAGGGAGTAATTATTCGCTATAGAGGAAATGAGCCTTTATGTGATAATTGCTTACGACTCACTATTGGAACTGAAAACGAAAACAATGCTTTTCTAAAAGCACTTACAGAGGTTCTTGAGGAATAG
- the hisA gene encoding 1-(5-phosphoribosyl)-5-[(5-phosphoribosylamino)methylideneamino]imidazole-4-carboxamide isomerase: MKVIPAIDLLDGQVVRLHKGSYTEVTVYADSPLITATEFENAGFDHIHIVDLNGAKEGAFVNLPHIQEVINTLGISVQTGGGIRTFEDVKALIDAGLTKVICSSMAIKNEADFVKAVKTYPENMILGMDLKDGKIAYSGWLKTAEEDTYSFLSRMIAEGLQEVLCTDISKDGTLSGPNIELYRQLKRDFPDIRLIASGGVSNIDDLIELNASNIDAVVVGKAYYEGHITLEQMKSLTA, translated from the coding sequence ATGAAAGTAATCCCAGCTATTGACCTATTAGACGGTCAAGTAGTACGCCTTCATAAAGGCTCATATACTGAAGTAACGGTATACGCAGACTCCCCTTTAATCACCGCAACTGAATTCGAAAACGCTGGTTTTGACCATATACACATTGTAGACCTAAATGGTGCCAAAGAAGGTGCTTTTGTTAATCTACCTCATATTCAAGAAGTCATTAACACGCTTGGCATTTCTGTTCAAACCGGCGGTGGTATCCGCACATTTGAAGATGTAAAGGCACTAATTGATGCTGGATTAACAAAAGTGATTTGCAGTTCTATGGCTATAAAAAACGAAGCTGATTTCGTGAAAGCTGTAAAAACATATCCTGAAAACATGATCTTAGGCATGGACCTAAAGGATGGAAAAATTGCCTATTCAGGATGGTTAAAAACAGCTGAAGAAGATACATACAGCTTCCTTTCACGAATGATAGCGGAAGGCTTACAAGAGGTTTTATGTACCGATATTTCTAAAGACGGTACCTTATCAGGTCCAAATATCGAACTATATCGTCAGCTTAAAAGAGACTTTCCTGATATTAGGTTAATCGCTTCAGGTGGGGTTTCCAATATTGATGATTTGATCGAATTAAATGCATCAAACATTGATGCCGTAGTAGTAGGAAAAGCCTATTACGAAGGACACATAACCCTCGAACAAATGAAAAGCCTGACAGCATAA
- the hisD gene encoding histidinol dehydrogenase — MILEKYFYNQLENQTLKSLLQRPKIDFGSIFETVQPIIDQVENDGDQALIALTQKFDGVQLSNVTINPSTVSVELDDAIKTAIDTAFDNIYRFHKAQQPADLEVETMPGVKCSRTSRAIQRVGLYVPGGTAILPSSAMMLSIPAMIAGCEQVVLATPPKKDGTVAPEIIYIAQKAKVNTILLAGGAQAVAAMALGTETVPKVDKILGPGNQYVTAAKMLLQNSEAQISIDMPAGPSEVLVIADEEANPEFVAADLLSQAEHGKDSQVVLVATTSFNIDGLEQALAEQLEALPRRDIAALALKNSYTVVVEDLIQAFDFSNEYAPEHLIVNVANPDNYRERIINAGSVFLGNLTPESVGDYASGTNHTLPTYGYARMYSGVNLASYQKSITMQSLTEEGLKNIGPSVEKLAELEELQAHKNAVTLRLKAIKS, encoded by the coding sequence ATGATTTTAGAAAAGTACTTCTACAACCAACTCGAGAATCAAACATTAAAGTCACTTTTACAGCGACCTAAAATTGATTTCGGTTCAATTTTTGAAACAGTTCAACCTATCATTGATCAAGTTGAAAATGATGGAGACCAAGCCCTCATTGCACTCACTCAAAAATTTGATGGAGTTCAACTTTCGAATGTCACCATCAACCCTTCTACTGTTTCTGTTGAATTAGATGATGCTATAAAAACAGCCATTGATACCGCTTTCGATAACATCTATCGTTTTCATAAAGCACAACAACCCGCTGATTTAGAAGTGGAAACCATGCCCGGTGTAAAATGTAGCAGAACTAGTCGTGCTATTCAGCGCGTTGGGTTATATGTACCCGGCGGCACGGCCATTCTTCCTTCCTCAGCTATGATGCTAAGCATCCCTGCCATGATAGCCGGTTGTGAGCAAGTTGTGTTAGCTACACCTCCAAAAAAGGACGGCACTGTAGCGCCTGAAATTATCTACATCGCTCAAAAAGCCAAAGTGAATACCATCTTATTAGCTGGCGGAGCACAAGCCGTAGCAGCGATGGCTTTAGGCACCGAAACGGTACCCAAAGTAGATAAGATATTAGGTCCTGGAAATCAGTATGTAACAGCGGCTAAAATGTTGCTCCAAAACTCTGAAGCTCAGATCAGTATCGATATGCCGGCTGGCCCTTCGGAAGTGCTGGTTATTGCAGATGAAGAAGCGAACCCCGAATTTGTTGCAGCCGACCTATTATCACAGGCCGAACACGGTAAAGATAGTCAGGTAGTTTTAGTAGCAACCACTTCCTTTAATATCGACGGCTTGGAGCAAGCATTAGCCGAACAGCTTGAAGCATTACCTCGACGAGATATTGCCGCTTTGGCTCTTAAGAACAGCTACACTGTGGTTGTAGAGGATCTTATACAGGCATTCGATTTTTCGAATGAATATGCACCTGAGCACTTAATTGTGAACGTGGCAAATCCCGACAATTATAGGGAAAGAATCATTAATGCGGGGTCTGTTTTCTTAGGCAACTTAACCCCAGAAAGTGTAGGTGATTATGCATCGGGCACCAACCACACATTACCCACTTACGGCTACGCGCGCATGTACAGCGGAGTGAATTTAGCTTCCTATCAAAAGAGCATCACGATGCAGTCGCTAACGGAAGAAGGGTTAAAAAACATTGGGCCTTCCGTAGAAAAGCTAGCTGAATTGGAAGAGTTACAAGCTCACAAAAATGCAGTTACTCTTCGTTTAAAAGCTATAAAATCATAA
- a CDS encoding ATP-binding protein — MDFLLERVGDTDSSHAARATIFNYLKLNTNQKKEKLTQTYLFVEKYLTDLKQDFKKDKRQLRELIRIQFPKLQEIESFNLIFEDEDVQEFKLSQKYLLQIIQNLSDLLGENGSKSIQEIRNIIESAPNVMPPHGVTVLMDAQPKNLKDWTNCLRKLAVVIFELLQKKLGEETAIRRFDTAYQKLAPFYINLDSFQVIVSILPEQLMDESRISALTKHQIEKLLLKKVAHFEKLTEELSIKNKELEKTQRELIQAKNKAESASEAKAMFLANMSHEIRTPMNAVIGMADILKETNPTREQLSYIETISKSGYDLVNIINDILDYSKIESGKLEIDNETINIYSHIEEALSMLALKAHEKGLEILYIIEEDVPMFVKSDPTRLKQVLVNLISNAIKFTKDGYVHIRVHKKETLDSKVVIEYEITDTGIGIPEEKHESIFGSFSQVDVSTTRIFGGTGLGLAISKSLIKMMGGDIQVQSKENKGSVFSFQITVEPDYSHGVLSQTPVFKGKRMLIASKTTPLLKDLEKKFLLWGFDMDCYKDIASLEEHLTKNDDFDVFVIDQNIIDDATPFIMDTLNKIASEKPNKLLPLVPLGSNIVGKNIHIYENQITKPIKRSDVVSQLEHILTSKKREIEVIPTEVEHIPRDIKVLIAEDNITNQLVSRRLLETIGYTIEVANNGQEAIELHQQNEYDLILMDVHMPIIDGLEATKRIRKASKFPSRPIIVAMTANAMKKDRAICLGAGMNDYLSKPVRRNEITQCIEKWFPEI; from the coding sequence ATGGATTTCTTATTAGAACGAGTTGGTGATACCGACAGCTCCCACGCTGCTCGAGCTACGATCTTTAATTACCTGAAGCTTAACACCAATCAAAAAAAAGAAAAGCTCACTCAAACTTATCTGTTTGTTGAAAAATATCTAACCGATCTAAAACAAGACTTCAAAAAAGATAAGCGGCAACTACGTGAACTTATTCGAATTCAGTTTCCAAAATTACAAGAGATTGAATCCTTCAATTTAATTTTTGAAGACGAAGACGTTCAAGAGTTCAAGTTAAGCCAAAAGTATTTGCTTCAAATCATTCAAAACCTATCTGACTTATTAGGTGAAAATGGAAGTAAATCGATCCAAGAAATTAGAAACATTATCGAAAGTGCACCTAACGTTATGCCACCACATGGGGTAACGGTGTTGATGGATGCACAACCAAAGAATTTGAAGGACTGGACCAACTGCCTTCGAAAACTGGCTGTAGTAATCTTTGAATTACTGCAAAAGAAATTAGGTGAAGAAACAGCTATTCGTAGGTTCGATACCGCCTATCAAAAACTCGCACCTTTTTACATCAACTTAGACTCCTTTCAGGTTATAGTCTCTATTTTGCCTGAACAGCTAATGGATGAGTCGAGAATTAGTGCCCTCACCAAACATCAAATTGAAAAGCTGTTACTAAAAAAAGTAGCTCACTTTGAGAAGCTTACTGAAGAACTTTCTATCAAAAATAAAGAATTAGAGAAAACACAAAGAGAGCTCATACAAGCTAAAAATAAAGCCGAATCTGCCTCTGAAGCCAAAGCTATGTTCTTAGCAAATATGAGTCATGAAATTCGAACCCCAATGAATGCCGTAATTGGGATGGCTGATATTCTGAAAGAAACCAATCCAACACGAGAGCAATTAAGTTATATCGAAACCATCTCCAAAAGTGGTTACGATCTAGTAAATATCATTAACGACATCCTTGATTATTCAAAAATAGAATCGGGCAAACTTGAAATCGATAATGAGACCATAAACATCTATTCACACATCGAAGAAGCACTTTCGATGTTGGCTTTAAAGGCTCATGAAAAAGGATTAGAGATTTTATACATCATTGAAGAGGATGTACCGATGTTTGTGAAATCAGATCCTACCCGATTAAAACAAGTATTGGTTAACCTAATCAGTAACGCCATTAAGTTTACAAAGGATGGTTATGTGCATATTCGTGTACACAAAAAAGAGACTCTCGATTCGAAGGTAGTTATCGAATATGAAATAACGGATACGGGTATTGGTATCCCAGAAGAAAAGCATGAATCAATATTTGGATCCTTCTCTCAAGTAGATGTAAGTACTACAAGGATTTTTGGTGGAACAGGATTGGGCTTAGCTATTAGTAAAAGCCTAATCAAAATGATGGGTGGAGATATTCAGGTGCAAAGTAAAGAGAACAAAGGTTCCGTGTTTTCTTTTCAGATAACCGTAGAACCAGATTACAGTCATGGTGTTCTATCTCAAACACCGGTGTTTAAAGGTAAGCGCATGCTTATTGCTTCCAAGACTACCCCACTTCTTAAAGACTTGGAAAAGAAGTTTCTACTTTGGGGCTTTGATATGGATTGCTATAAAGATATTGCATCGCTCGAAGAACATCTTACCAAAAACGATGACTTTGATGTATTCGTAATCGATCAAAATATCATTGATGATGCCACTCCTTTCATCATGGATACTTTAAACAAAATCGCTTCAGAGAAGCCAAATAAGCTATTACCTTTAGTCCCTTTAGGTTCGAATATTGTGGGTAAAAATATTCACATCTATGAGAACCAAATCACCAAGCCGATTAAACGATCGGATGTTGTATCACAACTTGAACACATCCTCACTTCGAAAAAACGTGAGATCGAAGTTATTCCAACCGAAGTTGAACACATTCCAAGAGATATTAAGGTGCTTATTGCGGAAGATAATATCACCAACCAATTGGTATCTCGTAGGTTATTAGAAACCATTGGCTACACAATTGAAGTGGCTAATAATGGGCAAGAAGCCATTGAACTTCACCAACAAAACGAATACGATCTGATTCTGATGGATGTTCACATGCCTATTATTGACGGTTTAGAGGCTACAAAACGCATTCGTAAAGCAAGTAAGTTTCCTTCACGCCCAATCATTGTGGCAATGACAGCCAATGCCATGAAGAAAGACCGGGCTATTTGTTTAGGAGCGGGCATGAACGATTACCTCAGTAAGCCCGTACGAAGAAATGAAATCACACAATGTATTGAAAAGTGGTTTCCAGAGATTTAA
- the hisH gene encoding imidazole glycerol phosphate synthase subunit HisH, with product MIAIIKYKAGNIASVSNALDRLGAYYFFAETPQELESARAVIFPGVGHAASAMESLKELGVDTWLKQTTKPVLGICVGMQLLYEGSTEGNTEGLGIIPGKLQKFDSTVDKVPHMGWNNVERNSDHHLMKGIDENKHLYFVHSYYAPLTEHAIASCNYINPFTAAVVKDNFMGVQFHPEKSGNVGSMVLQNFLDLVYSNEKVQTKSI from the coding sequence ATGATTGCTATCATCAAGTATAAGGCTGGTAACATAGCCTCAGTATCAAATGCTCTAGACAGACTCGGAGCTTATTATTTTTTCGCTGAAACCCCACAGGAGTTAGAAAGTGCACGTGCAGTTATTTTTCCAGGTGTGGGCCATGCTGCATCAGCTATGGAATCTTTAAAAGAGCTCGGCGTGGATACCTGGTTGAAACAAACTACAAAACCCGTTCTAGGAATTTGTGTGGGAATGCAACTTCTCTATGAAGGTTCAACAGAAGGCAATACCGAAGGACTAGGAATTATACCCGGCAAACTTCAAAAATTTGATTCTACAGTAGACAAAGTTCCTCATATGGGTTGGAACAATGTTGAACGTAATAGTGACCATCATCTTATGAAAGGGATTGACGAGAACAAACACCTTTACTTTGTTCACAGTTACTATGCCCCGCTAACAGAACATGCCATCGCTAGTTGTAACTACATAAATCCGTTTACAGCTGCCGTTGTAAAAGACAATTTTATGGGTGTACAATTCCACCCTGAAAAATCTGGAAATGTTGGCTCCATGGTACTTCAAAACTTCTTAGATTTGGTGTACTCTAATGAGAAAGTTCAAACCAAATCTATTTAA
- a CDS encoding GIY-YIG nuclease family protein — MHHRFYLYILSNRSKMIYVGLTNDLKNILKKHQEMRMSTSKGNFGLNRLVHVEEFDNVEEAIQREEELKKAPRSTKARLLSFVNPKWRCIQNNWFEAKEPQLIKSV; from the coding sequence ATGCATCACAGATTTTATCTATACATTCTCAGCAATCGCTCCAAAATGATTTATGTTGGTTTAACCAACGACCTCAAAAACATTCTCAAAAAGCACCAAGAAATGAGGATGAGCACATCAAAAGGTAATTTCGGATTAAACCGCCTTGTTCATGTGGAAGAGTTTGATAATGTTGAAGAAGCCATTCAACGAGAAGAAGAGCTTAAAAAGGCACCCCGATCTACTAAAGCACGCCTATTATCGTTTGTGAATCCTAAATGGCGATGCATTCAAAACAATTGGTTTGAGGCTAAAGAACCCCAATTAATTAAATCAGTTTAG